A window from Kovacikia minuta CCNUW1 encodes these proteins:
- the pgmB gene encoding beta-phosphoglucomutase — MDTTGKTLPLTYTDWTLTETQFSPEQLHARETVFTIGNGYLGTRGSFEEGYPNAWAATFIHGVYDDVPVMYTELVNCPDWLPLAVIVNGDRFRLDQGEILNYERSLDLHHGVLSRLVRWRSPAGKTVDLQFERFASLADQHVVVLRCQITPVNFSGIIEVQASINGYPENQGFNHWEWLNQGKVDLPEQRSRYGGVWLQVRTRATRIELGMASSLSITGADASLQVTSAPGYPTLNAPLMVSMGQTVTVDNILTVFTSREVETPVQAAQTKLNNLSPYPELLAAHQQAWEQVWQQSDIVIEGDTTAQLAVRYSLFQLLISAPQTDNRISIPAKTLSGFGYRGHIFWDTEFFILPFFTLTQPALARNLLTYRYHTLEGARRKASHYGYKGAMYAWESALTGDEVTPRWALPNDPYADDIRIWCRDREIHISADIAYAVWHYWQATGDDEWMRDYGAEIVFDTAVFWMSRVEWNTQSERYEIREVIGADEYHEQHVSNNAFTNRIAQWHLEKAVMIYDWLQNAFPNRTTELQQKLQLTPGRRSRWQDIVTNMWIPYDSSSGLIEQFEGFFKLEDINLADYEPRTKSMQVILGIEGANKRQVLKQPDVLMLLYLMRGSHEFPYSQEVLQKNWDYYAPRTDITYGSSLGPAIHAILAADVGLPAESYQRFLQAALVDLENLRSNAAEGIHGASAGGVWQAVVFGFGGIKLTNDGPVAQPHFPPGWTRLRFKLHWRGVWHEFDLKAEGRGQRAEGEGDTEGKAEVRGQRAEGRNGESGVRSQEPESIQNSKFKIQNSPYSPLPTPHSPDLHGVIFDLDGVLTDTAEFHYRAWQRLADEEGLPFNREMNEALRGVSRRESLLLIVGDRSYPEEKLQEMMDRKNRYYVESIQDISPADLLPGALDLLDELRQAGIKTAIGSASKNAHTVIEKLGIADHVDAIADGYSVQNPKPAPDLFLFAARELGLKPIQCVVVEDAAAGIEAALAGGMWAVGLGPKERVGAAHIVLPSLKGIHWADLRVKLNQVGSGEDGSGE, encoded by the coding sequence ATGGATACCACTGGAAAAACCCTTCCCTTGACTTACACCGACTGGACGCTGACTGAGACTCAGTTTAGTCCTGAGCAGCTGCACGCCCGCGAAACGGTGTTTACAATCGGAAATGGTTATCTGGGCACACGGGGCAGCTTTGAGGAGGGTTACCCCAATGCCTGGGCTGCAACCTTTATTCATGGGGTCTATGATGATGTGCCGGTGATGTACACCGAACTGGTCAACTGCCCAGACTGGTTACCGTTAGCCGTCATTGTGAATGGCGATCGCTTCCGCCTGGATCAGGGAGAAATCTTAAACTACGAACGATCGCTGGATTTACACCACGGAGTACTCAGCCGTTTGGTCCGTTGGCGCAGTCCTGCTGGCAAAACGGTGGATCTTCAATTTGAACGATTCGCCAGTTTGGCGGATCAACACGTTGTGGTGTTGCGCTGTCAAATTACCCCAGTTAATTTCAGTGGCATTATCGAAGTCCAGGCAAGTATTAATGGTTATCCCGAAAATCAGGGGTTTAACCACTGGGAATGGCTGAATCAGGGCAAAGTGGATCTGCCAGAGCAACGATCGCGGTACGGGGGTGTCTGGTTACAGGTGCGCACACGGGCGACCCGAATCGAACTGGGAATGGCATCGAGTCTCTCAATTACGGGGGCAGACGCATCGCTCCAGGTGACCAGTGCCCCTGGCTATCCCACCTTAAACGCACCGTTGATGGTTTCGATGGGACAAACCGTGACGGTAGATAACATTCTGACGGTGTTCACCTCGCGGGAAGTGGAAACGCCTGTCCAGGCTGCTCAAACGAAGTTAAACAATTTATCCCCCTATCCAGAATTGCTGGCTGCCCACCAACAGGCATGGGAGCAGGTGTGGCAACAAAGCGACATTGTCATTGAGGGCGACACAACAGCACAGTTAGCCGTGCGCTACAGCTTGTTTCAGCTGCTCATCAGTGCGCCCCAAACCGATAACCGGATCAGTATTCCGGCAAAAACCCTCTCTGGCTTTGGCTACCGGGGTCACATTTTCTGGGATACGGAATTCTTTATCCTGCCATTCTTTACCCTGACCCAGCCTGCCCTGGCGCGGAACCTGCTGACCTACCGCTACCATACCCTGGAAGGGGCACGACGGAAGGCATCTCACTACGGCTACAAGGGGGCAATGTATGCCTGGGAAAGTGCGCTGACGGGCGATGAAGTGACTCCCCGTTGGGCACTTCCCAATGACCCCTATGCGGATGACATCCGGATCTGGTGCCGCGATCGGGAAATTCATATCAGCGCAGACATTGCCTATGCGGTCTGGCACTACTGGCAGGCAACGGGCGACGACGAATGGATGCGGGACTACGGAGCCGAAATCGTCTTCGACACCGCTGTTTTTTGGATGAGCCGGGTGGAATGGAACACTCAATCCGAACGCTACGAAATCCGTGAGGTGATTGGGGCAGACGAATACCACGAACAGCACGTCAGCAACAACGCCTTTACCAATCGGATTGCCCAATGGCATCTGGAAAAAGCCGTGATGATTTACGACTGGTTACAGAACGCCTTCCCCAATCGCACCACCGAACTTCAGCAAAAACTCCAACTGACTCCAGGACGGCGATCGCGATGGCAAGATATTGTGACGAATATGTGGATTCCCTATGACTCCTCCAGCGGTTTGATCGAACAATTTGAAGGATTTTTCAAGCTCGAAGATATCAACCTGGCAGACTACGAACCGCGTACCAAATCAATGCAGGTCATTTTAGGCATTGAAGGGGCAAACAAACGGCAAGTGCTAAAGCAGCCAGACGTGTTGATGCTGCTTTACCTGATGCGCGGCTCCCATGAGTTTCCCTATAGCCAGGAAGTTTTGCAGAAAAACTGGGACTACTACGCCCCCCGCACCGACATTACCTACGGTTCCTCCCTCGGTCCTGCCATCCATGCCATTCTGGCAGCCGATGTGGGTTTACCCGCAGAATCCTACCAGCGCTTCCTGCAAGCAGCCCTGGTAGACCTGGAGAATCTGCGCAGCAATGCCGCAGAAGGAATTCATGGCGCTTCCGCAGGCGGCGTCTGGCAGGCTGTGGTGTTTGGCTTCGGCGGCATCAAATTAACAAATGATGGACCCGTTGCCCAACCGCACTTTCCCCCCGGTTGGACACGCCTCAGGTTTAAGTTGCACTGGCGCGGGGTGTGGCATGAGTTTGATCTGAAGGCAGAGGGCAGAGGGCAGAGGGCAGAAGGCGAAGGGGACACGGAGGGGAAGGCAGAGGTCAGAGGGCAGAGGGCAGAAGGCAGAAATGGGGAGTCAGGAGTCAGGAGTCAGGAGCCAGAATCAATTCAAAATTCAAAATTCAAAATTCAAAATTCTCCCTACTCCCCACTCCCCACTCCCCACTCCCCAGATCTTCATGGTGTCATCTTCGACCTGGATGGCGTTCTAACCGACACGGCTGAGTTCCATTACCGGGCATGGCAGCGGTTGGCGGATGAGGAGGGTTTGCCGTTTAACCGGGAGATGAATGAAGCGCTGCGGGGGGTATCGCGACGGGAGTCCCTATTGCTGATTGTGGGCGATCGCTCCTACCCGGAGGAGAAACTCCAGGAAATGATGGATCGCAAGAATCGCTATTATGTCGAATCGATTCAGGATATTTCGCCTGCTGATTTGTTGCCGGGAGCGCTCGACCTGCTGGATGAACTGCGCCAGGCTGGAATTAAGACGGCGATCGGCTCCGCCAGTAAAAATGCCCACACGGTGATCGAGAAACTGGGAATTGCGGATCACGTTGATGCGATCGCCGACGGTTACAGTGTCCAAAATCCTAAACCTGCCCCCGATCTGTTTCTCTTTGCAGCCAGGGAACTGGGTCTGAAGCCAATTCAGTGTGTTGTGGTAGAAGACGCTGCCGCAGGCATTGAGGCAGCATTGGCGGGGGGCATGTGGGCAGTGGGCTTAGGTCCAAAAGAACGAGTCGGTGCAGCCCATATTGTCCTACCCAGCCTGAAGGGAATTCATTGGGCAGATTTGCGGGTTAAGCTCAACCAGGTAGGGAGTGGGGAAGATGGAAGTGGGGAGTAG
- a CDS encoding alpha/beta hydrolase has product MQWAKQFGGLRLAVGAIGAGLMSALVACPAFGAERIVLAYGVLERSIPIESLETYARTGVIDSELAWYAQRASPEQLTQLKQGLLTPIPLGAVEVSQFLYTSIGERLLDRLGEVIQMDSRQSGFYAIRAALILAAADPEGFTPLNVLRKFPSSQIEINLTRSLEIANELESLINQSNRTYALVNEQSVLEALAAPPSLPPIDLQSGGAPTWDRQTITLDDRSRNRSFPADVYLPRSPNPHPVIVISHGLGSDRSSFAYLAQYLASKGFVVAVPEHPGSSSSQLQALLDGRAAEVTNPREFIDRPLDIKFLLDELTRRAQSDPAFQGRLNLQQIGVIGQSFGGYTALALAGAPIQFQQLQTNCRNLNNSLNVSLLLQCLALQLPNQPYDLSDPRVKAAIAINPIDSSILGRESLSQIKIPVMIVAGSADTVAPALPEQIQSFTWLTVPDKYLVLMNGGTHFSTIAESPTAVIPIPDQAIGPSPALARHYIETLSLIFFQSYTANRANYRPYLSASYIRTISQEPLRLSLVRSLTAEQLARAIGDAPL; this is encoded by the coding sequence ATGCAATGGGCTAAACAATTCGGTGGGCTAAGGTTGGCAGTCGGTGCTATCGGTGCTGGGCTAATGTCTGCCTTAGTTGCCTGTCCGGCATTTGGTGCAGAACGGATTGTTCTGGCTTACGGAGTTTTGGAGCGATCGATCCCGATCGAATCCCTGGAAACCTACGCCAGAACCGGCGTGATTGATAGTGAACTTGCCTGGTATGCCCAGCGGGCTTCACCCGAACAACTGACCCAGTTAAAACAGGGTTTGCTGACACCAATCCCCCTGGGTGCAGTTGAAGTTTCGCAATTTCTTTACACCTCGATCGGGGAGAGATTGTTGGATCGCCTGGGGGAAGTGATTCAAATGGACTCCCGCCAGTCGGGTTTTTATGCCATCCGGGCAGCGTTGATTCTGGCAGCAGCAGATCCTGAGGGGTTCACACCCCTGAATGTGTTACGCAAGTTTCCCTCCAGTCAGATTGAAATTAATTTAACCCGCAGTTTAGAGATCGCCAACGAGCTGGAGAGCTTGATCAACCAATCGAATCGAACCTATGCTTTAGTTAATGAGCAATCGGTTTTAGAAGCGTTGGCAGCCCCTCCTTCCCTTCCTCCCATAGATTTACAGTCTGGGGGAGCTCCGACCTGGGATAGGCAAACGATTACTCTGGACGATCGCAGTCGCAACCGTAGCTTTCCTGCCGATGTTTATTTGCCCCGATCGCCCAACCCCCATCCCGTCATTGTCATTTCCCACGGCTTGGGGTCTGATCGGAGTAGCTTTGCTTACCTTGCCCAATATCTTGCTTCTAAGGGGTTTGTGGTTGCCGTACCAGAGCATCCAGGGAGTAGTTCAAGCCAGCTGCAAGCCCTGTTAGATGGTCGGGCAGCGGAAGTTACCAACCCCAGGGAATTTATCGATCGCCCGCTGGATATCAAGTTTCTGCTGGACGAGTTGACGCGCCGCGCTCAGTCCGATCCTGCATTTCAGGGACGGTTAAACTTGCAGCAGATTGGTGTGATTGGGCAGTCCTTTGGCGGCTATACCGCCCTGGCACTCGCAGGTGCGCCGATTCAGTTTCAGCAACTTCAAACGAATTGCCGCAATTTGAACAATTCGCTGAATGTGTCCCTGCTGTTGCAATGTCTGGCACTGCAACTGCCCAACCAACCGTATGATCTGTCAGATCCACGGGTGAAGGCAGCGATCGCGATTAACCCAATTGATAGCAGTATTTTGGGACGGGAAAGCTTGAGCCAGATTAAAATTCCCGTCATGATTGTGGCTGGCAGCGCAGATACGGTGGCTCCCGCTTTGCCGGAACAAATTCAATCTTTTACCTGGTTGACGGTTCCCGATAAGTACCTGGTCTTGATGAATGGGGGCACCCACTTTTCCACGATTGCCGAATCCCCCACTGCGGTGATTCCCATCCCCGACCAGGCGATTGGTCCCAGTCCGGCCTTAGCTCGACACTACATCGAAACCTTGAGCCTGATTTTCTTCCAGTCCTACACAGCAAATCGGGCTAATTACCGTCCCTATTTAAGTGCCAGCTACATCCGAACCATCAGCCAGGAACCCTTGCGGCTCAGTTTAGTACGATCGCTAACTGCCGAGCAATTAGCCAGGGCGATCGGAGATGCACCTTTATAG
- a CDS encoding ATP-binding protein: protein MTLEKTYDTVFVNARKTDVFDIFNLKHYIGSNPYLETAASVFDFALTGNEEPLPIEDYLEVVSDRYPHLRDETYESYAHLFARTLIEVSNLEMDLHFHRWSLQSCGSDCTRIAVQALHARTSRAVVYCVWDWFEAITQDHRFRIGDQIEVLQRLFRDSVYGGPTVYALLKTAYNQGIPAFYLWDEGLMQYGHGKKQVRGVATTFDADSHLDSDFTTRKDDCKAFLSTLGFPVPRGNIVYTLNEALAEAKRIGYPVAVKPVVGHKGIGVTADIQDAVELEQAFDRAVEAIPPDEPIRIIVEKSVSGRDFRLLCVNGRFVAATERCPAYVIGNGEDTIQELIDRENQTAARRDTPTSSLGKIQVDDAMHRYLEEQELTLDNVLERDRKIFLRKVANLSAGGLSIDATRTIHPDNIILAQDIAQHFRLTCLGIDVITSNLARSWKEEDFGILEINAAPGIYMHLKPSVGESVDVPAHILKTFFQSNVDARIPIITFNRVSIQELQETIDHILLSHPNWVIGAVCRDGVFINRAEKSLHPDYNINVQNLLRNPKLDLLIAEYRDEVLSREGMFYYGSNVIVLDNPTDAEMMLARDGLDDSTVVIRQNETITIRSKGLMEQYELGTNEPFSRVYLKEVGTIL, encoded by the coding sequence ATGACTTTAGAGAAAACTTACGACACAGTATTCGTCAATGCCAGAAAAACCGATGTGTTCGACATTTTTAACCTGAAACACTACATCGGTTCAAATCCCTATCTCGAAACAGCCGCATCTGTTTTTGATTTTGCCCTGACTGGAAATGAGGAGCCACTCCCGATCGAGGATTATCTGGAGGTGGTTAGCGATCGTTATCCCCATTTACGGGACGAAACCTATGAGTCCTATGCCCATTTATTTGCCCGGACTCTGATAGAGGTAAGTAACCTGGAGATGGATTTACATTTCCACCGTTGGAGTTTGCAGTCCTGTGGCAGTGATTGCACTCGGATTGCCGTACAGGCGTTGCATGCGCGTACCAGTCGGGCAGTTGTGTACTGTGTTTGGGACTGGTTTGAAGCAATCACCCAAGATCATCGGTTCCGAATTGGCGATCAAATTGAAGTCCTTCAGCGATTATTTCGGGACTCTGTTTATGGTGGACCAACGGTTTATGCTCTGCTCAAAACAGCTTATAACCAGGGAATTCCTGCCTTTTACCTGTGGGATGAGGGGTTGATGCAGTATGGGCATGGCAAAAAGCAGGTGCGCGGAGTTGCGACAACCTTTGATGCAGACAGCCATCTCGACTCTGACTTCACAACCCGCAAGGATGATTGCAAAGCATTTCTAAGTACCCTAGGCTTTCCGGTGCCCAGAGGGAATATTGTCTACACGCTGAATGAAGCCCTGGCAGAGGCAAAGCGGATTGGTTACCCGGTGGCAGTAAAACCTGTCGTCGGACATAAGGGAATTGGGGTAACCGCCGATATTCAGGATGCGGTTGAGTTGGAACAGGCATTCGATCGGGCGGTTGAGGCAATCCCACCCGATGAACCCATCCGCATCATTGTCGAAAAAAGTGTTTCCGGGCGAGACTTTCGGTTGCTTTGTGTCAACGGTCGCTTTGTTGCCGCAACCGAACGGTGTCCCGCCTACGTGATTGGGAATGGGGAGGACACGATTCAAGAACTGATCGATCGCGAGAACCAGACCGCTGCCCGCCGGGATACCCCGACCTCATCGCTGGGCAAAATTCAGGTTGATGATGCCATGCACCGCTATCTGGAAGAGCAGGAGTTAACGCTAGATAATGTGCTAGAGCGCGATCGCAAAATCTTCTTGCGTAAGGTTGCCAACCTGTCAGCAGGGGGGTTGAGCATTGACGCCACCCGGACGATTCACCCGGACAACATTATTCTGGCGCAGGACATTGCCCAGCATTTTCGGCTCACTTGCCTGGGTATTGATGTCATTACCAGCAACCTGGCGCGATCGTGGAAGGAAGAGGATTTTGGCATTCTAGAAATTAATGCCGCACCAGGAATTTACATGCACTTGAAACCTTCGGTGGGCGAGAGTGTGGATGTTCCTGCCCACATCCTCAAAACGTTCTTTCAGTCCAATGTGGATGCCCGAATTCCGATCATTACCTTTAATCGCGTTTCAATTCAGGAACTTCAGGAAACCATTGATCACATTTTGCTGAGCCATCCGAATTGGGTCATTGGAGCGGTTTGTCGGGACGGTGTTTTTATCAATCGAGCAGAAAAAAGTCTGCATCCAGATTACAATATCAATGTTCAGAACCTGTTACGCAATCCCAAACTCGATCTGCTGATTGCGGAGTATCGTGATGAGGTTTTGAGTCGGGAAGGAATGTTCTACTACGGCAGTAACGTGATCGTTTTAGACAATCCAACCGATGCGGAAATGATGTTGGCGCGAGATGGATTGGATGATTCAACTGTTGTAATCAGACAAAATGAGACGATTACAATTCGAAGCAAAGGTTTGATGGAGCAGTATGAATTAGGTACCAATGAACCCTTTAGCCGAGTCTACTTAAAAGAAGTTGGAACAATCCTTTGA
- a CDS encoding HepT-like ribonuclease domain-containing protein, giving the protein MNRDEAALLDVRNAAQRIRLFTSGLTKANLANNEEKQSAILYQVIVIGEATRRLSTNFRNTHPHIPWKDIAGMRDILAHQYDRVSPDTL; this is encoded by the coding sequence ATGAACAGAGATGAAGCCGCTCTGCTCGATGTCCGTAACGCTGCCCAACGCATCCGGCTATTCACCTCCGGATTGACCAAAGCCAACTTAGCCAACAATGAGGAAAAACAGTCTGCCATTCTTTACCAGGTGATTGTTATCGGTGAAGCTACCAGGCGATTATCCACTAATTTCCGCAATACCCACCCCCATATTCCCTGGAAAGATATTGCTGGAATGCGCGATATTCTCGCTCACCAATACGATCGTGTTAGCCCCGATACTCTCTGA
- a CDS encoding nucleotidyltransferase family protein: MMLQLDQNPTIQTRLGLTSQEIATFCQQWGITKMALFGSILRNDFRADSDIDLLITFAPNARQGLLTLAKIKHELEFRLNRHIDLIPEASVQMSDNWMRQREILGTAQTIYEQR, encoded by the coding sequence ATGATGCTACAGCTTGATCAAAATCCAACCATCCAAACCCGCTTGGGCTTAACCAGCCAGGAAATTGCCACCTTCTGCCAACAGTGGGGCATTACCAAAATGGCATTGTTTGGCTCCATTCTGCGGAATGACTTTCGAGCGGATAGCGATATCGACCTGTTGATCACCTTCGCGCCTAACGCTCGGCAAGGACTCCTTACCCTGGCAAAGATTAAACACGAACTAGAATTTCGACTCAACCGCCACATCGATCTGATTCCCGAAGCCTCCGTTCAAATGAGTGACAATTGGATGCGGCAACGAGAAATATTAGGCACCGCCCAAACCATTTATGAACAGAGATGA
- a CDS encoding BrnT family toxin, with protein MRFEWDDNKAESNTLKHGITFEEAVTVFADPYLMFTEDSKHSQGEEREWAIGEAENGSIVVVVFTVRGEKIRIISARKATKRECQRYESGI; from the coding sequence ATGCGATTTGAATGGGATGACAACAAAGCTGAGTCAAATACTCTGAAACATGGCATCACGTTCGAGGAAGCTGTCACTGTCTTCGCTGATCCGTATCTCATGTTTACAGAAGACTCTAAGCATTCTCAGGGAGAAGAAAGAGAATGGGCGATTGGAGAAGCAGAGAATGGTTCAATTGTTGTCGTTGTCTTTACGGTGCGAGGAGAAAAAATCAGAATTATCAGTGCAAGAAAGGCGACAAAAAGGGAGTGCCAGCGGTATGAATCAGGAATCTGA
- a CDS encoding BrnA antitoxin family protein — MNQESEFPFERARRVTPEESQTFRAAIADQFGIKLKKRGRPAKEEEEKYEPISIRLHPKVLAWARAEADKRGIGYQTVINEVLLEQISKQ; from the coding sequence ATGAATCAGGAATCTGAATTTCCGTTTGAAAGGGCAAGGCGAGTTACACCAGAGGAAAGCCAAACATTTAGAGCGGCGATCGCGGATCAGTTCGGGATCAAACTGAAGAAGCGAGGTCGTCCCGCTAAGGAGGAAGAAGAAAAGTATGAGCCGATTTCCATTCGACTTCATCCTAAAGTTTTAGCTTGGGCAAGAGCAGAGGCAGATAAACGCGGAATTGGTTATCAAACCGTGATCAATGAAGTGCTGTTGGAGCAAATTAGCAAACAATAG
- the brnA gene encoding type II toxin-antitoxin system BrnA family antitoxin: MSSISTEELEQKVEAGEEVIDRYFDPTTTKVGIPRPMTSRRRQDLVTTSLDIPGPMLDELDQMAGELNISRQAVIKMMLRRALDEHHLAKRTAP, translated from the coding sequence ATGAGCAGTATTTCTACTGAAGAACTTGAGCAGAAAGTTGAGGCGGGTGAAGAAGTCATCGATCGTTATTTTGACCCCACAACAACAAAAGTTGGTATTCCTCGCCCGATGACTTCACGCAGGCGGCAGGATCTGGTGACAACCAGCCTCGATATTCCCGGCCCCATGCTCGATGAACTCGACCAAATGGCTGGAGAACTCAATATCAGTCGTCAAGCTGTGATTAAAATGATGCTACGCCGTGCCCTTGATGAACATCATCTTGCAAAGAGAACAGCGCCATAA
- a CDS encoding BrnT family toxin has protein sequence MRFDWDNRKSQVLKQNRGYSLDEISWVLAGDYVEQVKRDDPQQFIAIGYLGNTLLSVIYEIRYDEEGEYIWLVTYWKSTKREREIYEQYFY, from the coding sequence ATGCGATTTGACTGGGATAACCGCAAAAGTCAGGTTCTTAAGCAAAATCGAGGATATTCGCTCGACGAGATTTCTTGGGTTCTGGCTGGTGATTATGTAGAGCAAGTTAAACGAGACGATCCGCAACAGTTCATCGCCATTGGCTACCTGGGAAACACCCTTCTATCAGTAATTTACGAGATTCGCTACGATGAAGAAGGGGAATATATCTGGTTAGTAACCTATTGGAAAAGTACCAAACGGGAGCGAGAGATCTATGAGCAGTATTTCTACTGA